AGCTTGTACTAGCTTGAGGTACCTCGTTCACTTGTAACTGAAAATCAGTATTCGACTGAAGTGATGCGCCACTCTTTATCTCATCGTATATTATACTTTTGGAGCCTTCATCCTTTACTTGGAAACGATACATGCTGTCATTAGAAGGCATCCTCATAACATATATCCCTATACTATTGAACTTATCACCCGTTTTAAACGTTTGTTTGATACTATTTTTATGATCTACTGGTAGGGCTATCGTTGCATAGCTTTGATCAACAATATAGTTGTTAATAATGACAGGTTCTCCTGCGATAACTTTCCCACCAAAGGCCAGCAAACTTGTGCAAAGCAAAAACACAACAAAACTTAGTATTAAGAAAGGTTTTCGAATTTTATTTTTTAATATTAGCTTATCTGTATAAAATAATTCGATCAGTAGTTTAAATCCAAATAAAGAAGATACAATCATCAATGGTGTAATGAAGAGAATATAGCGTTGATTTGCCTCCCATAGTATATGGAATAGCCACACACCTATCAATGAAATATTGATAAAGAACGAGATATCATACTCTCGCTTCCTATAGAACCTTAGCGCAGATAAACAAATTAGTAACAGGTTAACCGTATGAAATATTTGCGATGCTACCTCAGCGAAAACTCTTTTGTCACCAAACAAATAGTCATAAGTAGTTGGATAATTGATAGCTGAATTGATATACCAACTATAAGCCCTTGTACCATCTGTCCAAGTATTCAACTCTTTATTATTGTATAGCTTTAGCGTTCGAATAGGACCATAGGTAATTAATCTCTCTTTTATTACATTAATATTTGCCTCTTGTTTCTCCGCCTTTGACTTAAACTGCATTGTATAAGCGACATCATCCCTATTATAACGACCAGCAGGTTCCCCTAATCCCATCATGACCCAATGAGTCTGAGGGAACTCTACAGCGTCATTCTTCTCAAATCCATAGCGCTCAGCTAAAGGGGTAAAAACAGTATTCAAACTTAAAAAGCATACGACAAGTATAGCCATATTCAAAATAATCTTTCGCCAATTAGATATAAAGCACAGATGAATAAACATTGCTGGCAATAAAATAATAATGTTTGGTTTTACATGATATCCAACAACAAATAAAAAACCAATAAATATAAAATACCACCATTTATTATTTTTCGTATACAAATAGTAAAATAACAAGATCAGCGCAGTAAAGGGCAACACAATTGTATCTGTGTAAAAATACAATACATAGCCTAATAACGGTACACAGAACAGAATAATAAGTAGAAAAATATTCGCAAACTTACGACCAAGTTCCTTTAAAACAATCCAAAACAGTGTAAAGATGGTTATGTTCATGCAAACAAAAATAAATATATTTTCCAATATATACGTGTTTGTAATTCCTATAATATCACCAATATGATACAACCAATATCTAACTATCGTTATGAATATATTATTGGGATACATCATAAAATAGTTTTGTCCAGTAGCATGCCCCCCATTGGCAAGCATTTTTAGAGCCTCACCTTTTATAACGTAGCCATCAGCAAAAGCATCCATATGTAACGAGCTAATAACATATACTTGACTCATTATGATTGCTAACACTAGGGATATTGTTATAAAAGTATCTCCCTTTCGATTTAATTTACCGGTAAATTGGAAAATACCAACTAAAATCAATAGGGCAACAGCAGTAAGTAATATCAATGTTCCAGCATTATTAAAACTGATATCAAATGGTTTTAATGTACTCATGACAAGTAGGTATCCAAAAATAAGTATAAAAAATCCATAAAAAATATAAGCTAACCTATTTTTCACTTTCTTTGCTCCCTACTTTAGTTAGTTTTATTATTCTCAAACTTACTCGCGAAAACATTTTCTTCAATCGTAAAACGAGGTCTTGCTTTGACTTGTTTGAATATTTTTCCAACATATTCTCCTAAAACACCTATGCCTATTAGTTGAACTCCACCAATCATCCAAAGCGAAATCATAAGAGATGTCCAACCAGGAACTACCTGGTCTACCACTTTTTGCACAATTGCATAAATACCTAGTCCTATACCAACTAAAAACATCACTACACCGACAACAAGCAGTAATCTGATAGGCGCTATACTAAATGAAGTTATGCCATCTACAGCAAAAAGTATCATTTTTTTCAACGGATACTTAGATTCCCCAGCAAAACGTTCATTTCGATTATAGTATACTTTTGTAGATTTAAAGCCCAGCAAAGGTACTATACCGCGAATAAACATATTCTCTTCTTTGTATCTCAAAAATTCTGCCAATGCCCGTTTGCTAAGCAATCTATAGTCTGCATGATTAGGAACCATATTAACACCTAACTTACTCATGATATTATAAAATGCCAATGCGGAATTTCTTTTAAAGAATGTATCAGTCTCACGTTTATCACGTACTCCATAAACAACATCAAACCCTTCATGATACTTCTCCATAAATTCAATGATTGCATGAACATCATCTTGCAAATCTGCATCAATTGAAACAACGCAATCTGATATCTTGTATGCTTCTGTTAATCCCGCCAACAATGCACCTTGATGCCCATAGTTACGACTAAGCTTCACTCCAGATATATTTTTATTTGATTGTGAGTAACTATCTATAAGTTCCCACGTTCTGTCTTTACTCCCGTCATCTACAAACATAATTTGGCTATCACTGCTGATCGACTCACTTACTACTAATGATTCCACAATCCCCATTAATTGCAATGATGTTTCTTCTAAAACCTCTTCCTCATTATAACAAGGAACAACGATGGTTAAAAATGGCTTTTTCATTTTCTAAAACTCCTAACTATTAATTATGATAAAAATTCCAATGTATACAGCATATCTTATTTATAATACTTTATCAATAGCTGTAAGAGGAAATATGCTTTAGTAAGAAAAATTCCTTTTCCTAGGATTGATCTATAGAAAAAAAGTAGCATAACTATCCTTGTTGTGGATATGTCATGCTACTTTTTTTACTTAACGTTTGTAAAAGCCTTTTGATCTAACCAGCCTATTACTTTTCCATTTACACTAAATTGATAATAAATGCTTCTATCTGTCTTCGCTTTTCTTAGTATACTCACTTGTTTATTTTGATATACTGATGCCGCACTAACAAGTGTAGTTCCTTGAAGTTGGTATGGTTTTGACCAAACTGCATTTCCAGTAACATTCGTTATTTTCCCAGAAGCTTTAAATACTATATCAGATTCTAATTTATTATAGAATTTAAAGGCTTTTTGATCTAACCAACCTATCACTTTTCCATCTATACTGAATTGATAGTACGTACCTTTAGCTGTTTTTGCTTCTCGAATAAGTTTTACAGTCTTATTCTGATATGCACTTGCACCAGCTATATATTTCGTACCTACTGAAAAATAGGGGTGTGACCAGATACTATTAGCAGTAACATTCTCAATAGTAGCTTCCTTATCTATTTTGATATTTGTTAGTATTTTATCATATGGTAAAAAGGCTCTTTGATCCATCCAACCTATCACTTTGTTGTTTGACTTAAACTGGTAATAGACTCCTTTTGGCGTTTTTGCCTCTCTGATTATCTGAACATCCTTACCAGCATAATTACTAGCACTCGAGACTAGTGTAGTCCCTATGGTCCGATACGGTTGTGTCCAGACAGCGTGACCACTTGTTTTATTTATATTCGCATCAAATGTCACAGCTTTATTATAAGATGCTTTATCATATAATGTGATAGCTTTCTGATCAATCCAACCAATAAATTTACCATTAATGCTTATTCTATAGTACGTGCCATGTTGCGTTTGCACTTCTTGATTAATAGTCACATCTTTATTACGATAAGTCGATGCTGGGGCAACAAGTGTGGTGCCTTCTAATTTGTATGCTTTCGTCCAAATTGCATTTCCGACATCACTTGTAATCTGACCATCTAGGCTCACTTGCTTACTCGAAATAATGGAATCATAAGGGTGCAATGTAAATGCCTTTTTATCCATCCAACCTATCACTTTTCCATTGGTACTAAATTGGTAATAGACCCCGTGAGCGGTTTTAGCTTCACGCTCTATCTTTACTTCTTGATTTGCATAGGTAGTTCCCGCACCGGTAGATACTCTGCCTTCTAGATTATAAGGTTTTGACCATATTCCGTTTCCTACAGGACTTGTTACTGTCGCTCTAGAAACAAATGACTTATCATACTCTAGTTTATCATAAATAGTAAAAGCTCTCGCATCCAGCCAACCCGTCATTTTCCCAGCATACTTAAACTGATGATACGTTCCTCTAGCTGTTGTCGCTGTCGAAACTAAATCAACTACTTTCCCTGCATAATTCCCAGCAGTATCAACGTAACCTACACCCTCTACTTTATAAGGCTTTGACCATACTGTGTGACCGCTTGTGGTTGTTACTGCTGCTCTTTCAGAAATTGTTTTTTGAGATGTAACTTTGTCGTAAATTACATCGTATTTTGCTAAATTATTACTCTCTACAACTTGTATAAGCTTTAATGCATAGTTAGGATCAGTTGCATAGCCAGCTTTTTGTAATTCATTAGCAGCTTCAATATAATCTTTTGCATCCACAACTTTCTTATAATGATCCTTACTCCAAGATAATCCATTAACGAAAAGTAAAGCATGATCAGTTATTGATTCTGCTTTTGTTGGGTATTTGCGGAATTCTGCATTCACTGTAACCATCTGTCCATTTACAAATTCTTGTGTTGGCATAATAACTGATTGTCCTAAATATTTACCTTTAATACCGAATAAGTTATTACCTTGGACAGCCAGTTGACTTTTACCCCATCCCGATTCTAAGATTGCTTGTGCCAATGTAATACTGGACAAGACCTTATATTTCTCTTGTGTTGACTGCGCATAAGGGACCACCTCATTAATAAAGGCTTGTTGGTCTACAGGTGAAACACTTGCTCTAAGCATGCCAGGATTATTGGAGACCTCGTTAACTTCATTAATCGGGCTATAAGCTGCTGCTTTAACTAAATCATCTGAAGACGAGCCTATTTGTTCTGCTAAAAAATACGTGGGTGTAATCAAAACGGAAACCATTAAGATTTTCATCCAGCTTTTGTTTACCATTATTTTTTCATCACTCCTTTAAATTTTCCACCATCCTTTATTCTAACAAAATTTTGTTGGAGCATGGTTACAGCATTATTACAAATTACATATAAACTAGTATTATCCACATGTATGAATGGTTTGTGTTTATGAGAATCTTTTTGAAAGGAATATCTTTTTTTAGAGAGTTTCTCTATTTTATGCTAAACTATAGGATATAGAGAACAAGTATTATGAAAACTTTTTTTAAGGAGATACAGATGAAATATTTTATAAATAATATCCAGCTAACAAATAATGATATGTGGGAAATATCTGGGACTACCGAGGGCAACATCCATAGTATTCAGGCTTATTACACCGAGGTTCGTGAGTATAAACATCCTGAAAAAAAATTACAAATACCTTTTGAGCAACATGGTGATCAATTCACAGCGCGATTCCACCTAGACGATATCGCGATGCTCTCTATCCCAGATCGAGAAACGTTGTGGCGATTCAAAGTTAATACAGATTTCCCATATATAAATCTAGTGACTGACGGTCCTGTCACTAACGAACCATTCCGGCCCAGCAACTCCTTGTATCAATACCAATTTACCTTCCCAGAAGGAATTCTCACATTCCATAGTATTCCTCTAGAAGTAAGCGCTTCTGTGACAAGCTTTTCACTAGATGATACGAGCTTATCTGGAACATTGCAAATTCAACCAGCTATTCCCGATAACTTGTTTACTGGTTCGTTACTGTTAAAACGTCGTCCTACAGCAAGTTTCTATTTATTCCACGAACAAAAGCAAATGTTTCAACTAGGTACTGTAAATAATAATAAATTAACTTTTTCTATTCCACTTAGTTCCTTATCAGCTGAATTCATAGTTGATGATACAAATGTGTTGGATGCAGTTATTGAAATCTCGCCACTGAAGCTAAAGCAAAGTATTCCTGCTTTTCTATCAATAACTCCTGATTTGAAGCTATCTATCCCATCAGAAGCCAGCATACAGTCTCCTCTATGGGCTTCACTGCGCTCTTATGTTACAGGATCCAACAGACTTTCCTTTTACTTAAAAAAAGCTCGTCAAGGACATGCTACGCTAACTAAATTTGACGAAGATAATACGAGCCTTCGCTTTCATTTGAGGCTAAATAGCAATTTGACAGTTCCTTTTTTGGTAGCTAAAAGGCAGGATAAAAAGGCTAACATGTTTGAGTCAACTGTCGAACAATCTTGGTTACTGAAAAAAGGGCTTGCTAAATATACTGCTAGTATCAATAAAAAAGATTTTCTTTCGGGGCCTTTGAATAAAGCTAACACAGTATGGGATTTTTATGTTCGTTCTAATGATATGCCTGATGTGCCTATTGAGGTATCCAATGAAATTAGCCTGAGCGACACGGAGTATTTCGAAATAGATAACAAAAAATTTAAAGCTAAAGTAAAGAAGAACAACTCAAATAAGCTTTCTT
The sequence above is drawn from the Listeria weihenstephanensis genome and encodes:
- a CDS encoding glycosyltransferase family 2 protein; translation: MKKPFLTIVVPCYNEEEVLEETSLQLMGIVESLVVSESISSDSQIMFVDDGSKDRTWELIDSYSQSNKNISGVKLSRNYGHQGALLAGLTEAYKISDCVVSIDADLQDDVHAIIEFMEKYHEGFDVVYGVRDKRETDTFFKRNSALAFYNIMSKLGVNMVPNHADYRLLSKRALAEFLRYKEENMFIRGIVPLLGFKSTKVYYNRNERFAGESKYPLKKMILFAVDGITSFSIAPIRLLLVVGVVMFLVGIGLGIYAIVQKVVDQVVPGWTSLMISLWMIGGVQLIGIGVLGEYVGKIFKQVKARPRFTIEENVFASKFENNKTN
- a CDS encoding GW domain-containing glycosaminoglycan-binding protein, coding for MVNKSWMKILMVSVLITPTYFLAEQIGSSSDDLVKAAAYSPINEVNEVSNNPGMLRASVSPVDQQAFINEVVPYAQSTQEKYKVLSSITLAQAILESGWGKSQLAVQGNNLFGIKGKYLGQSVIMPTQEFVNGQMVTVNAEFRKYPTKAESITDHALLFVNGLSWSKDHYKKVVDAKDYIEAANELQKAGYATDPNYALKLIQVVESNNLAKYDVIYDKVTSQKTISERAAVTTTSGHTVWSKPYKVEGVGYVDTAGNYAGKVVDLVSTATTARGTYHQFKYAGKMTGWLDARAFTIYDKLEYDKSFVSRATVTSPVGNGIWSKPYNLEGRVSTGAGTTYANQEVKIEREAKTAHGVYYQFSTNGKVIGWMDKKAFTLHPYDSIISSKQVSLDGQITSDVGNAIWTKAYKLEGTTLVAPASTYRNKDVTINQEVQTQHGTYYRISINGKFIGWIDQKAITLYDKASYNKAVTFDANINKTSGHAVWTQPYRTIGTTLVSSASNYAGKDVQIIREAKTPKGVYYQFKSNNKVIGWMDQRAFLPYDKILTNIKIDKEATIENVTANSIWSHPYFSVGTKYIAGASAYQNKTVKLIREAKTAKGTYYQFSIDGKVIGWLDQKAFKFYNKLESDIVFKASGKITNVTGNAVWSKPYQLQGTTLVSAASVYQNKQVSILRKAKTDRSIYYQFSVNGKVIGWLDQKAFTNVK
- a CDS encoding glycosyltransferase family 39 protein; protein product: MKNRLAYIFYGFFILIFGYLLVMSTLKPFDISFNNAGTLILLTAVALLILVGIFQFTGKLNRKGDTFITISLVLAIIMSQVYVISSLHMDAFADGYVIKGEALKMLANGGHATGQNYFMMYPNNIFITIVRYWLYHIGDIIGITNTYILENIFIFVCMNITIFTLFWIVLKELGRKFANIFLLIILFCVPLLGYVLYFYTDTIVLPFTALILLFYYLYTKNNKWWYFIFIGFLFVVGYHVKPNIIILLPAMFIHLCFISNWRKIILNMAILVVCFLSLNTVFTPLAERYGFEKNDAVEFPQTHWVMMGLGEPAGRYNRDDVAYTMQFKSKAEKQEANINVIKERLITYGPIRTLKLYNNKELNTWTDGTRAYSWYINSAINYPTTYDYLFGDKRVFAEVASQIFHTVNLLLICLSALRFYRKREYDISFFINISLIGVWLFHILWEANQRYILFITPLMIVSSLFGFKLLIELFYTDKLILKNKIRKPFLILSFVVFLLCTSLLAFGGKVIAGEPVIINNYIVDQSYATIALPVDHKNSIKQTFKTGDKFNSIGIYVMRMPSNDSMYRFQVKDEGSKSIIYDEIKSGASLQSNTDFQLQVNEVPQASTSYSIEVSEISNSNQAEPLVLGTNIKNDVDLYPYGNLYINNVKQENADLGFKVAQQSEKPLIPWYSYLILSFLAVGLFIGIYFVFKRKK
- a CDS encoding DUF6270 domain-containing protein; the protein is MKYFINNIQLTNNDMWEISGTTEGNIHSIQAYYTEVREYKHPEKKLQIPFEQHGDQFTARFHLDDIAMLSIPDRETLWRFKVNTDFPYINLVTDGPVTNEPFRPSNSLYQYQFTFPEGILTFHSIPLEVSASVTSFSLDDTSLSGTLQIQPAIPDNLFTGSLLLKRRPTASFYLFHEQKQMFQLGTVNNNKLTFSIPLSSLSAEFIVDDTNVLDAVIEISPLKLKQSIPAFLSITPDLKLSIPSEASIQSPLWASLRSYVTGSNRLSFYLKKARQGHATLTKFDEDNTSLRFHLRLNSNLTVPFLVAKRQDKKANMFESTVEQSWLLKKGLAKYTASINKKDFLSGPLNKANTVWDFYVRSNDMPDVPIEVSNEISLSDTEYFEIDNKKFKAKVKKNNSNKLSCYTIAAPQIGEKPIKVAVMGTCFSRNAFNSSPFFNPDYKLFFECSFTQFHSSIISVMTETYSAINLKKYDDMSPNEKTTVAEDVKKDFFTNLKNSNSDYFLIDLYPDAVRPVIWLDSKSAITLSYVIEQSQLLNDLSYERIIDHIDNEAFFNEWKNYADLFIEKLTEIIPADHIILNLGGFTTSYYDKNRVVTQYPNKMAIERNNYFWDRLNNYFLSQLPEARVIDFSKKPYIGDFYYPFGHSFSHFESTYYKDFLKELIYITSLK